The following is a genomic window from Fundulus heteroclitus isolate FHET01 chromosome 16, MU-UCD_Fhet_4.1, whole genome shotgun sequence.
CCCCGCCGATCCCCGGCCCCATCTCCACTTGATTTATCGCCCTAAAATACCACTGCACTAATTAGTCAAGTAATTAATTAATAGGCATTTGCATTTGTGCATATGCAATTAGGaggctgaagagaagagagtgCAGCTGGGGTCCGGGAGTCTGGTTGGTGGGTGGGGGGAGGacggtctgtgtgtgtgtgtgtgtgtgtgtgtgtcgtgtGGGAGCGTGTTTTTCCGCGCATGTAGGAGTTTGCGCTCCTCAGAGAGAAAAGACGACCGCGAGGAGCAGGTCGTCGTCGCACTGGCTGGCGCGCGTCTGTGAGAGATGAGGGAGACGGGAGGAGGAAGTGATGGAGGTGCAGGAGGTGTGAGCTGACGGCTTTTGGAATGTGAACGGATGTCGTTTGACCACCGAGAATATGACAtcttaaagagaaaaagagCCTTGTTGGCTCTTGCGCTTTGATTGCGCGCACCGAAAAGCGCGGCAGGTGGTCCTCGCTTAGACTAATCCGTCTCTAAACCAGATGCAGGGTGACTCTAAAACGCCACAAACCCAAAACAAGCTCTCCTCgggcattttaatatcagaTCAAAGTCTCCCTGATCGGCGTTGCTTTGAGCCCACCGCTGGCTAAACTGGAGCTGTTGACATTTAGCGTTTATTTTGGCAAGGTGATCCGAAGGTTGTTCGGAACTTGTTGAGAATAaacctcccccctccccccctccctctccccccACTCTTCTCACTTGACCGCTGCAATCCCATCCCCATCTCCCACCACGACGCAGCCCAGGAAGGATAGGGCATCAATTTGGCTGCTGGTGACGCCTGATGCCCCCTCCGCACACTTGCATGCTGACACAAACACGCGGCTGAGGTCTGCCAGGTTCTCATCCCAGCAGGGAGGAGACACATTAGCGAGTGACCCCGCGGGTGACCCATGCAACCTCCGAAACGGCCTCCGAGTTGTGTCCGCACAGGAGACGCGCGGCGGCTTCAAGCCCAAGGACACGATGAGCTTCCATCAGCTATTTCTCATCCTCCAGGTCCCCATTCCCCCCCAGCCCAGTGGGTCTCTTCCTGCCAActtggtctttgtggtcatcaAGCTCATTTCTACCGCATTAACTTCGATAATGCCTCCTAAATAGAGAGATCTCTGAGCTGGGAAGGACACaacgcatgaaaaaaaaaagaaccagacACACTGAAGGGAACAAGGAATCATTGCATCTCTTCCGTTCGTGTGCCAACATGCCTCCTCCTTATTCCCAGACACCTCTGCCAGCTCCAGCCCGCACCAATTCCCTGTCATCCACCACTGaatccctcttcctcctctttttttttttttttcatacatccCCAGTGGACGCGCACACCTGGGTCCCGCGCTCTCCGCTGCAGGCCGCCCTCGCTCGGTCGGCACCGCAGGAGACACGCGCTCTCAGACAGCCAGCTACCCGCAGACGTTCCCGTTACACGTTTTGATGCGATTTCATCCGGGACTCCGGCAAATGGGTCGGCCTTAGACGGAGCCGGGCCCGGAAGAGTCAGAACAAATCACAATTGGTTTTGGTTGCCGTTCCTCTGAATTTCATGAAGGTATAATTTGATCCAattaggtaaataaataaacaatatgcCTTCTGTTCCGCGGCCTTAATGCACTTCTAATGCAtccccaacccccccaccccccaccgcTGCTCCCACTCAGGCATGAAGGAACCCAATTTGCGTTGGAGGGTGAATCACAACTAAATCCAGTTTACTCGGTGTTCATTCGGTGACGATGGGCTTATCGCAGCATTGTTTTCATCCTTCCAAACTGAAAACCTGCACATGAGCATAATTAATTGCTTGTTTGGTGCTTTTCGTTGCCGCACTTGTTTTTAATTAGGATGAGGCCGTGGCTTATTTACTGTACTGTCACTTAAGCATATTTCCAACATGAAACTGAGCCTGATCTCGCCAGATTATACGTTGACCTCGCCTCACTCGCGTGTCTGTATTTATAGCTTTTAGTAGCATCTTCCTTGCGGCGATTGCAGCGTCCCACTCACTTATTGGCCATCGACAGTGAGTTTGGCGCCGTGGATAAGaaatttggatttaaaaagaagaaaaaaaaagtggcctACATGTCTGGAGGCAGCAGCTCAGGTCAGAAATGATGAGTTTTGTTGTTCctccattttattttctccctctctcttctgttttctcctctctttttttccctccctggCTGTGTGAGCGCTGCCGCGGTAACAGATGGCGaagccctcctcctcctcctcctcctccaccacctccatctacatctcctcctcctcctccactctctctctctcctttccttctttctctctgtgtgtctctcttcCCCCGGGAGGGCAAATCTTTCCGAATGCGGGCGCATGTCAATCACCGGGCTCTCATGTGATGGCTCTTGCCGGTGACGTGCCAGCCATATGGGCGCTGGCATCAGAGCCTTAGCTGGTATGTAACCCCATCCCCGGTAGCTCACGGTTGCCATACGTGCACCGACACACACACTATccatctctctccctccctctctccctctctctctcacacacatacacacacacacacgcacacgcgtATACATCCATGCATACATGCCCTCACGCATGCACACGCAGACACGCCAGGACGCCGGGACAGGAGGACGCACCGAGCGACCCGCCAGCGACAGCGAACGACAGCCGCGCGCCTCCTGCACCTGCACGCCGACGGAGTGCGGCGCTTCGCCCGCTCCTGCGTCCCCGAAGATGGTTTGAAACCAGAGCGCGTTgtctttcctttcctctcctctccctttcTGCCTCCCATCCGCCGCGAAGAGCGAAAGCAGAGGTGAGTCACACCATCAAGTGTTAAGAAATGAAGTAGATCAAATTAAGGGGTGGGGAAACAATGCCGAATCCAGAAGGGTTGAGATGCATTTACCAGGCAAACGTGTTTAATGGGGATGTGGCGCTAATAGCGGGCTGTGGTGGTTTTACGCACGCATGTCGCTTGTAATTTGCAGGCTCTTTTGGCATTGATCCACACGGAGATCTAATCGTCTAATTGTTCTAGTGGATTCGCATCCGTCCAGAGTAATGCGAGCCCCGTACGAACAAATATCCCGCTGGCGGCACAAGCCTGATCGGGCACGTAGTTCGGCAATAGTGTGGCACTGTCTGGTTTGTCCTTCAACTTCTGACACCAGAAGCTACCTGGATGATAAAAGCTATTAGATGGTCAACCCGTGCCAATTCCACTCCCACCCCCCTCTTGgatcgtttttgtttttttgggtttttttctgggAATAAGTCCTGAGGATTGGAGTAGCCCCTGATAGCCGTAGATCATCCTGGACACGGATTTGCAGTCGATATGCCTGCGCTCCAGGATGCCTGCGCTCGGACGGTATCGATGTGATAAACAAAAGACTACGAGAGAGACAAtgagatagttttttttttttttttttttttttttttaatcagctctATGGTTTGAAACAAGGCGCTCCAGGAAAGCTTACTGGGAGAAGTACAGAtgatttatctctttttttcttcttcttgttctccTGTTTTATGATTAACACGTTCGGAGTCGGAGCAAATGAAAGGGTGGGACAACAACACTGACCGCACAGGCTGtttctccacttttttttttcttcttcttcttctatctccagtcattatttaaaaacacccagaggttctgtgcatttttattttttaacgaGAGGTAAAAGGATACAAGCGATTTCCATTTgtaaaatctgaaatcatgcaCTCGTGCATACTGAATTAGGTGTGAAATCCATTTCGTGCAAGATGCATGTTCTGTTAATTAAATGTTGttgcgtttttttcccccctctccccTTCTAATTGTGGAAACCTCCCGAGCCTGAGATTTAAAAACTAGATTTTGCCCCTGGCACAGCCTCCGAGATAATTAAGCAAGCGCCCTAGCCCACCTTGCTGCTGCAATATAAATGTAACGTaaatgcaacacacacacacacacgtacgtatatatatatatatatatatatatatatatatatatatatatatatatatatatatatatatatatatatatatatatatatcgagaATGTATTTGAAAGAtgaatttattaaataattgcCAAATATTGCAACTGTAAGCTCCTTCTTGaggcaaataaacaaacaatatatatCCCCCGCTCTGAAGAGAGGTGCGCGGTGTGGATGAATAGTGCTGGAATGCAGCCAGAAGTATATAGGGACGTCAGGAGGAGTGAAAGCGGGGGGCCCCGTGGGACCTGTAATGTGGCCCCTGCCGCTGGGACCCGCTGCGAGAGGACGCGGCAGGGCAAACCAGTGACAGCAGGGAATTAAATGGGGAGCCGTCCAGCTGTAACCCAGTGGAGAGCTTCGGTGCTCCATTTCTCAAAATGATTCCCTCTTAAATGTTCCCTTCGGTCTGTTGTGACAAATATGACCATTTATCTTACACTTTtgatttaaactgaaaaaaaaaatgctatgaTAATGCAAGCTTTTtaggggggagggagggaggaggtgcAGCGCAACAATTGTTCTGAAAAGAAACCATTATGGCTGATTTTCTCCCACCGTTCTGTCCCTctgagtgcattttttttttacatctcccTGCAGATTCATGATGTTGACGCGGCTTTTCAGTGATCCTTCGTTGCTTCCCGACGTGCAAAAGTACTCCGCCTGGGCGGAAGACagtgatggagaggaccaaAAAATCAAAGACGAGGAGCAGGACGCGCAGGACGACATGGAGTCCTCTGACATGAGGGGAAGCAGTCGGACGCACTCTGAGCACGCCGgagacgacgacgacgacgacgacgacatGGAAGAAGACGAGGACGGTGAGGATACGGAGGGGGACAGGCCCAAAAAAAGGGGACCCAAAAAGCGCAAAATGACCCAGGCCCGGATCGAGCGCTCCAAGCTGCGGAGGATAAAGGCTAACGCAAGAGAGCGGACCCGGATGCATGACCTGAATTCTGCCCTTGACAATCTGCGTAAAGTTGTGCCCTGCTACTCCAAAACACAGAAACTGTCCAAAATCGAGACGCTGCGTTTGGCAAAGAACTACATCTGGGCCTTGTCGGAGATACTGCGCTCTGGCAAAAGGCCTGACCTTGTTTCCTACGTCCAGACCCTGTGCAAGGGGCTCTCCCAGCCCACTACCAACCTGGTGGCGGGATGCCTGCAGCTGAACTCCCGCAACTTCCTCACTGAGCAGCAGTGTCAGGACGGCGGCAGGTATGGCTCCGGCTCCTTCTCCATGCACTCCTACCCGTACCAGTGCGCGCGTCTGTCCAGCCCCCACTGCCAGCCGGGCTCGAACTCCCATCCGCTGAGGACACACGGTTATTGCTCGGCGTACGACTCCCTGTACGGCGGGAGCGGATCGCCGGAGTATAACAGCCCCGAGTACGAGGGCCCTCTCAGCCCACCCTTGTGCATCAACGGCAACTTTTCCCTGAAGCACCAAGGCTCTGGTTCCCCGGAGAACGAGAAGGGGTACCACTACTCTATGCATTACTCTGGCCTGCCTGGCTCCAGACCCGCGGGGGCCCACAACCTGGTGTTTGGCTCCTCGGGGGCCCGGAGCGGCATTCACTCTGAAAACGTCCTGCCTTACCATGACATGCACTTACACCACGAGCGGGCCCCCGTGTATGATGAACTGAACGCGTTTTTCCACAATTAAAAAGTGAAGCCCATCGTGCGACCTGTCGTTGTCTACAAGCCACCCACAACACTCCACGGGACCAAGCCCACCAGGATACAGGCAGCATcctggaaataataataataatattaaaacgtCTCACTCATCGTttaaattgctgtttttttctttcatttccttgtcaatattcattttttttttttttttttttggctatgGCCAGGGATGTAGTGGAAGGTGACCTTTGCTACAATCGGATTTTAGCGCAATAAAAGCTTTTCCATCCTTTGAAACTGACATGTATCTCAAGGGGATTTAATGAACAAACcgcaagaagagaaaaaaaatatttgaaaaaacaattatcatGTGTGATTTGTGTTTGTATTGGTGACTGTTTGCATTTTGATGGAAGGGCGTCCTATTTCAcctccaaacatttttttttttttttttttttttcatgtaccACTACATCGCTGGCTATATAGCAACACTCCCCCCAACAATGGtggttatgtttaaaaaaaaaaaaaaaagcaacaataaacatCACCTGCAAGGGgctaagcacttttaaaaaatgaaataaaaaatcttaacatgggtgcaaaaacaaatcatgagttgttaaaaaaatagaagatgTGTTAGTTGggttgttttaaaaattatttgtatatttCTTTCCGCCAGGAAATCAGTCGTTTGGCAtctatgcaaaaaaagaaaaggaaaaaaaagctacgAGAGCACGAAGCGAGGCAGTAAAAAGGCCCAGAAAGACACTGATCCAATGACAGCACGGTTGCTGcgcgcacacacgcacgcacgcacgcacacacacacacacacacacacatacacaaacttGAATCACACTTAAGAAACCTGAGAAAACTCGCGACTTAATTCAAGCAACACTATGATATACACTGGAACTAACAGTGAAGatatttataactttatttatgtatttatttatgttggggttttttttttcagtctaacAGGTCTGTTACactgtatttttaatttattgcatATGCTCCTTTaatatctattattattattattattattattattattattattattattattattattattattattattattattattattaatattattattattgcacatgtttattatttattttgtaattactGTTAATAGTTATTGGAAATTAAAGGAACCCTGTGTTGCtggcccttttttttcttttttcttttttttttttttcttgattgaaattaaaatgtttcaactTTGTATTCAACCAACTgtgtggtaaaataaaataacaataaacgaGACCGTGCTACTGAATTATtttacatgcatatatatatatatatatatatatatatatatatatatatatatatatatatatatatatatatatatatatatatatatatatatatatagacctgCTAAACATGCAGCAAATATTACTTATTCTTCTTTATTAAATAAGTGTGCATGCAAAGAATGTTGGTAGAGGGAAGCTGACATAGCTCGGTGGGCCACGACCTACAGGAGCCTGGGGGCCTTTAAGGTTAATAAATAAGAAAGGAGGGATCATATCTCATTCCTTCCCGATCAGGTAAAATGATGCCTAgtttttatgtgcttttttGGCACAAATTACTCAATACAATCTTGCAGCAGTCTTGAAAAACGAATGTTCATTTGAGTTGATCTCAGAACTTCAGCAGAATGTTGAAGCTGATCCCGGTTTACCTTCCAAGCAACAAATATACAGCGTGTTTTCCTCCTccattgagctttttttttaaacatgttagtTAGCCCATGAACTGGAATATATTTTTAGAAGATAATTAACTCTTAAAATTCCTAAGTTTACCTTTTGAAAGAAGACACGTATTTGGAGCAGAAATGAAATCAATTATCTTAATGCATCGTCTTCAAAGAACTTGAATTTAGCGAGactaaaaactaattttattaaaatcagaAAATCTTTAATTTAGCTGGATGTGGGTTTCATTTAGTTGGTAAAATATTCAATAGATTTTGTAAATTTCGCTGTGGTATCTTAATCAGATAAAAGATATACATTTGACGTTTTTCTTCAATAATTCG
Proteins encoded in this region:
- the LOC105932715 gene encoding neurogenic differentiation factor 2 → MMLTRLFSDPSLLPDVQKYSAWAEDSDGEDQKIKDEEQDAQDDMESSDMRGSSRTHSEHAGDDDDDDDDMEEDEDGEDTEGDRPKKRGPKKRKMTQARIERSKLRRIKANARERTRMHDLNSALDNLRKVVPCYSKTQKLSKIETLRLAKNYIWALSEILRSGKRPDLVSYVQTLCKGLSQPTTNLVAGCLQLNSRNFLTEQQCQDGGRYGSGSFSMHSYPYQCARLSSPHCQPGSNSHPLRTHGYCSAYDSLYGGSGSPEYNSPEYEGPLSPPLCINGNFSLKHQGSGSPENEKGYHYSMHYSGLPGSRPAGAHNLVFGSSGARSGIHSENVLPYHDMHLHHERAPVYDELNAFFHN